In Monodelphis domestica isolate mMonDom1 chromosome 4, mMonDom1.pri, whole genome shotgun sequence, one DNA window encodes the following:
- the THAP12 gene encoding 52 kDa repressor of the inhibitor of the protein kinase: protein MPNFCAAPNCTRKSTQSDLAFFRFPRDPARCQKWVENCRRADLEDKTPDQLNKHYRLCAKHFETSMICKSSPYRTVLRDNAVPTIFDLTSHLNNPHSRHRKRIKELSEDEIKSLKERKIDESSEQEQTNQETNNSNSAQNAVAEGGGEQDEEVLPLTLEEKENKDYLKSLFEILILMGKQNIPLDGHETDEIPEGIFMPDNFQALLECRINAGDEVLRKRFETTAVNMLFCSKTQQKQMLEICESCIREEMLREIRDSHFFSIVTDDVVDIAGEEHLPVLVRFVDDSHNLREEFIGFLPYEADAEILAIKFHTTITEKWGLNMEYCRGQAYIVSSGFSSKMKVVAMRLLEKYPQAVYTLCSSCALNTWLAKSIPVVGVSVALGIIEEVCSFFHRSPQLLVELDNVISVLFQNSEEKGNELKEICRSQWTGRHDAFEILVDLLQALVLCLDNINSDTTVRWDNFIAGQAFVLGSALVDFDFIVTVVVLKNILSFTRAFGKNLQGQTSDVFFAASSLTAVLHSLNEVMENIEVYHEFWFEEATNLATKLDIEIKLPGKFRRSQQANLEPEVTSESYYKEVLSVPTVEHIIQELKDIFSEQHLKALKCLSLVPSVMGQLKFNTSEEHHADMYKSDLPNPDTLSAELHCWRIKWKHRGKDIELPATIYEALHLPDIKFFPNVYALLKVLCILPVMKVENERYENGRKRLKAYLRDTLTAHRSSNLALLNINFDIKHDLDLMVDTYIKLYASKLDLQEEVLPTSNSEPTENT from the exons gTGCCAAAAGTGGGTGGAGAATTGTAGAAGAGCTGACTTAGAAGATAAAACACCTGATCAACTCAACAAGCATTATCGTCTTTGTGCCAAACACTTTGAGACATCTATGATTTGTAAGAGT agccCTTATAGAACGGTTCTCCGAGATAATGCTGTACCAACAATATTTGACCTTACAAGTCATCTGAACAATCCACATAGTAGGCATAGAAAACGAATAAAGGAGTTG aGTGAGGATGAAATCAAGTCACTGAAGGAGCGAAAAA TTGATGAAAGTTCTGAACAAGAACAAACCAATCAAGAAACAAATAATAGCAATAGTGCTCAAAATGCAGTTGcggaaggaggaggagaacagGATGAAGAAGTTTTACCTTTAACACTTGAAGAGAAGGAGAACAAAGATTACCTTAAATCTTTGTTTGAAATTTTGATCCTTATGGGTAAACAAAATATACCCTTAGATGGCCATGAAACTGATGAAATTCCAGAAGGAATATTTATGCCAGATAACTTCCAAGCTCTGCTTGAGTGTAGAATTAATGCTGGTGATGAGGTTTTGCGGAAACGCTTTGAGACAACAGCAGTTAACATGTTATTCTGTTCTAAAACCCAGCAAAAACAAATGCTGGAGATCTGTGAGAGCTGTATTCGAGAAGAGATGCTCAGGGAAATTCGGGACTCTCACTTCTTTTCCATTGTTACTGATGATGTAGTGGACATAGCCGGAGAGGAGCACTTACCTGTGTTGGTTAGGTTTGTGGATGACTCTCATAACTTGAGAGAAGAATTTATAGGTTTTCTTCCTTAtgaagctgatgctgaaattttGGCCATTAAGTTTCATACCACCATTACTGAAAAATGGGGCCTGAATATGGAGTACTGTCGTGGTCAGGCCTATATTGTCTCCAGTGGGTTTTCTTCGAAGATGAAAGTTGTGGCCATGAGACTTTTGGAGAAATATCCTCAAGCTGTCTACACCCTTTGCTCCTCCTGTGCCTTAAACACATGGTTGGCAAAATCTATTCCTGTTGTGGGAGTGTCTGTCGCTTTAGGAATAATTGAAgaagtttgttctttttttcatcGGTCCCCACAGTTGCTGGTGGAACTTGATAATGTTATCTCTGTTCTCTTTCAGAATAGTGAGGAAAAAGGTAATGAGCTGAAGGAGATTTGCCGTTCTCAATGGACAGGCAGGCATGATGCCTTTGAGATTTTAGTGGACCTTTTACAAGCACTTGTTTTATGTTTAGATAATATAAACAGTGACACAACTGTTAGATGGGATAACTTTATTGCTGGCCAAGCATTTGTACTTGGTAGTGCATTAGTAGATTTTGATTTCATTGTTACTGTTGTGGTTCTAAAAAACATACTCTCCTTTACAAGAGCCTTTGGGAAGAATCTCCAGGGTCAGACCTCTGATGTCTTTTTTGCAGCCAGCAGTTTGACAGCAGTGTTACATTCTTTAAATGAAGTGATGGAAAATATTGAAGTTTATCATGAATTTTGGTTTGAGGAAGCCACAAATTTGGCCACTAAACTAGATATAGAAATTAAACTCCCTGGAAAATTTCGCAGGTCTCAGCAAGCTAACTTAGAGCCTGAAGTGACATCTGAAAGTTACTACAAAGAAGTTCTTAGTGTCCCAACTGTGGAGCACATCATTCAGGAACTGAAGGATATCTTCTCTGAACAGCATCTCAAAGCACTCAAATGTCTGTCATTAGTGCCCTCTGTCATGGGGCAGCTGAAATTTAATACATCTGAGGAACATCACGCTGATATGTACAAAAGTGACCTTCCTAATCCAGATACTCTTTCTGCAGAACTCCATTGTTGGAGAATCAAatggaaacacagaggaaaagataTAGAACTTCCAGCAACAATTTATGAAGCCCTGCATTTACCAGACATCAAATTTTTCCCTAATGTTTATGCATTACTTAAAGTCCTCTGCATACTCCCAGTGATGAAGGTTGAAAATGAGAGATATGAAAATGGTCGAAAACGTCTTAAGGCATATTTGAGGGATACTTTGACAGCCCATCGGTCAAGTAACTTGGCTTTGCTTAACATAAACTTTGATATAAAACATGATTTAGATTTAATGGTGGACACTTACATCAAACTTTATGCAAGCAAATTGGACCTCCAAGAAGAAGTTCTTCCTACCAGTAATTCAGAACCAACTGAaaatacataa